One Triticum dicoccoides isolate Atlit2015 ecotype Zavitan chromosome 4B, WEW_v2.0, whole genome shotgun sequence genomic window carries:
- the LOC119294865 gene encoding calcium load-activated calcium channel-like encodes MASALSSLRYGDSLSVVAISGATAVLCEAISWLLIYRTATYNSLRASIERHSRKLDSMKSVSSGAGGAAPSSQPASSRAKKMDRVESSLKDASRELSLAKLKSGAVVAAVLFVVFGLLNSLFEGRAVAKLPFAPVPLVQRMSHRGLPGNDPTDCAMVFLYFLCSMSIRTNLQKLLGFTPPRAAAGAGGGLFAMPDPKAN; translated from the coding sequence ATGGCCTCGGCGCTCTCCTCCCTCCGCTACGGCGACAGCCTCTCGGTGGTGGCCATCTCGGGCGCCACGGCGGTGCTCTGCGAGGCCATCTCCTGGCTGCTCATCTACCGCACCGCCACCTACAACTCCCTCCGCGCCTCCATCGAGCGCCACTCCCGCAAGCTCGACTCCATGAAGTCCGTCTCCTCGGGCGCCGGCGGCGCCGCGCCCTCCTCCCAGCCGGCCTCCTCGCGGGCCAAGAAGATGGACCGCGTCGAGTCCAGCCTCAAGGACGCCTCGCGGGAGCTCTCCCTCGCCAAGCTCAAGTCcggcgccgtcgtcgccgccgtgcTCTTCGTCGTCTTCGGCCTCCTCAACTCGCTCTTCGAGGGCCGCGCCGTCGCCAAGCTGCCCTTCGCGCCCGTCCCGCTCGTGCAGCGCATGAGCCACCGCGGCCTGCCCGGGAACGACCCCACCGACTGCGCCATGGTCTTCCTCTACTTCCTCTGCTCCATGAGCATACGGACCAACCTCCAGAAGCTGCTCGGCTtcacgccgccccgcgccgccgccggggcCGGCGGTGGCCTCTTCGCCATGCCCGATCCCAAAGCCAATTGA